A single window of Vigna unguiculata cultivar IT97K-499-35 chromosome 1, ASM411807v1, whole genome shotgun sequence DNA harbors:
- the LOC114187231 gene encoding MICOS complex subunit Mic10-like, translating to MADTQIIPPQHDLDAKWDACLDLTVRRLVYSSSAGAFAGLLFFRSPVTRWASIAFGAGVGIGSAYAECSRLFDGPPTKLPLPKVSETAAQGYE from the exons ATGGCTGACACGCAAATCATTCCCCCGCAGCATGACCTCGATGCCAAATGGGACGCCTGCCTTGATCTCACCGTTCGTCGCCTCGTCTACTCCTCATCTGCCGGTGCATTTGCCGGTCTCTTATTTTTCA GGAGTCCTGTAACTCGATGGGCATCTATTGCTTTTGGTGCTGGAGTTGGAATTGGATCTGCATATGCAGAATGTTCTCGTCTATTTGATGGCCCTCCAACAAAATTACCCCTACCTAAGGTCTCCGAAACTGCTGCTCAG